A genomic window from Silene latifolia isolate original U9 population chromosome 11, ASM4854445v1, whole genome shotgun sequence includes:
- the LOC141613958 gene encoding uncharacterized protein LOC141613958, with the protein MVYGFNRIDEREVLWESLCTMSRLINGPWVVLRDFNNVLAMNERIGSETSNAELKGFQDCVAYCGLMDIFAQGAFFTRNNKHEVGAMVFSRIDRALITDDCLDRFPDTLTTFHPEGIFDHFPCTMVRRLVVEKRRSNFKYFDMWGHAKGFLNIVRKVWDTRIDGVKMFQIVKKLKALKRPLKELNGDRFSNIETSAEVAKLHMFEVQRKLQSDPINLQLQAEAKDAADAYRELDEARRKFLVQKAKAQWMKYGF; encoded by the coding sequence ATGGTATATGGGTTTAATCGAATAGATGAGAGGGAGGTGCTCTGGGAGTCTCTGTGTACTATGAGTAGGCTCATTAATGGGCCTTGGGTAGTATTAAGAGATTTTAACAATGTGCTAGCAATGAATGAAAGAATTGGATCTGAAACTTCTAATGCTGAACTTAAGGGGTTTCAGGATTGTGTGGCCTACTGTGGACTGATGGACATTTTTGCTCAGGGAGCGTTCTTTACTAGGAATAATAAACATGAGGTGGGGGCCATGGTTTTCAGTAGGATAGACAGGGCTCTGATCACTGATGATTGTTTGGATAGATTCCCTGATACACTCACTACCTTTCACCCTGAAGGGATCTTTGACCATTTCCCTTGTACAATGGTGCGTAGACTTGTAGTGGAAAAGAGGAGAAGTAATTTCAAATATTTTGATATGTGGGGACATGCTAAAGGGTTCCTTAATATTGTGAGAAAGGTGTGGGATACTAGAATTGATGGTGTTAAGATGTTCCAAATTGTCAAGAAGCTCAAGGCTTTGAAAAGACCGTTGAAGGAATTGAATGGTGACAGATTTTCCAATATTGAAACATCTGCTGAGGTGGCTAAGCTGCATATGTTTGAGGTTCAAAGGAAGCTGCAGAGTGATCCCATTAATCTCCAATTGCAGGCAGAAGCAAAAGATGCTGCTGATGCATATAGGGAATTAGATGAGGCAAGGAGAAAGTTTCTAGTGCAGAAAGCTAAAGCTCAATGGATGAAATATGGGTTTTAG